A single window of Nocardioides kongjuensis DNA harbors:
- a CDS encoding helix-turn-helix transcriptional regulator produces MSTTVVPHPERQWPLLGRERDLDAALGALDTAARIVTVHGPTGVGKSRLLAEVAARAVAADRHVVELSGNAILAVVPLGALSAQLPGLSPYDGTPLDPARLFAEAGAALAAAAGGRPVVLVVDDVTLLDQASVLLVAQLAAAGLVRLVVALRHGDPLPEPLVMTWSAARDVRIDLVPLTASTTQQVLEGALDGAVAHRTAATLHAVSGGNPMYLRELVVGALGDGSLSCATGVWQLAGGPAGTPTLRDLVLARVSPLGEAARDALERLAVCGDLRPDQLPGDGVRATLASLEDAGLVRVGGDGTVGLAQPVYGTVVAGSLSRLRIEDILTEQAALLVSRADESDLLHVTMWQVEAGIGADPAVITAAAQYAAGTGDHAAVIRLTEAGLRTAPGDAELVLLQADSLLRVGRAAEALALLDRHPDKSARIARLVAVGQLTGRGPLAALDVLDRVAQAADRPHPALELTRAAALVAAGRSTEAEAVVTGIAPVFGDSEQARIRIGLARAVPLACLGRETEAVAAAERAVAFAEETDGKVLGLCRAETLLALATVQHLAGRYGVARLSAVRALTEAADTGDEILSRSIEFLLGRIAADAGHLASAERWLAETISGATSIGPPGMAVLARLSLTAVQGASGDLDLARATFAQVSAELVPASWLALARGWSEGMASGTTATLGHVEDAATRAHEAGNRTLSAQAWQTALEIDRADAAVDALAQLAAECDSTFIALLAEHAAAAAARDHERLLAISEEWEQRDGLRLAAVAAAGAARALGSARTAAAARARAADLVRRCDGLDLPVLRTEESASPLTPREQEIAALAAAGATSKEIAAQLFLSSRTVDNHLQSVYTKLGISGRQELVRR; encoded by the coding sequence ATGTCGACGACGGTCGTGCCGCACCCGGAGCGGCAGTGGCCGTTGCTGGGCCGCGAGCGCGACCTCGACGCCGCGCTCGGCGCGCTCGACACGGCGGCCCGCATCGTCACCGTCCACGGCCCGACGGGGGTGGGCAAGTCCCGGCTCCTGGCCGAGGTCGCGGCCCGTGCGGTCGCGGCCGACCGGCACGTCGTCGAGCTGAGCGGGAACGCGATCCTGGCCGTCGTACCGCTGGGGGCGCTGTCGGCGCAGCTCCCCGGCCTGAGCCCGTACGACGGCACCCCGCTCGACCCGGCCCGGCTGTTCGCCGAGGCCGGTGCGGCGCTGGCCGCCGCGGCCGGGGGGCGGCCTGTCGTGCTGGTCGTCGACGACGTGACCCTGCTCGACCAGGCGTCGGTGCTCCTCGTCGCCCAGCTGGCGGCGGCCGGCCTGGTCCGGCTGGTCGTCGCGCTGCGGCACGGCGACCCGCTGCCCGAGCCGCTGGTGATGACGTGGAGCGCGGCCCGCGACGTGCGCATCGACCTCGTGCCGCTGACCGCCAGCACCACCCAGCAGGTGCTCGAGGGCGCCCTCGACGGCGCCGTGGCGCACCGGACGGCAGCGACCCTGCACGCCGTCAGCGGCGGCAACCCGATGTACCTGCGCGAGCTGGTCGTCGGAGCCCTCGGCGACGGCAGCCTGTCGTGCGCGACGGGCGTGTGGCAGCTCGCCGGAGGGCCGGCAGGCACGCCCACCCTGCGCGACCTGGTGCTCGCCCGGGTCTCGCCACTGGGCGAGGCGGCCCGCGACGCCCTGGAGCGGCTCGCCGTGTGCGGCGACCTCCGTCCCGACCAGCTCCCCGGCGACGGCGTGCGCGCCACGCTGGCGAGCCTGGAGGACGCCGGCCTGGTCCGGGTCGGTGGCGACGGCACGGTCGGGTTGGCCCAGCCCGTCTACGGCACCGTGGTCGCCGGTTCGTTGTCGCGGCTGCGGATCGAGGACATCCTCACCGAGCAGGCCGCGCTCCTGGTCAGCCGCGCCGACGAGAGCGACCTCCTCCACGTCACGATGTGGCAGGTCGAGGCGGGCATCGGCGCGGACCCCGCCGTGATCACCGCGGCCGCGCAGTACGCCGCCGGCACGGGCGACCACGCCGCGGTGATCCGGCTGACCGAGGCCGGGCTGCGCACCGCCCCCGGGGACGCCGAGCTGGTGCTCCTCCAGGCCGACTCGCTGCTGCGCGTCGGCCGCGCGGCCGAGGCGCTGGCACTGCTCGACCGCCACCCCGACAAGAGCGCCCGGATCGCCCGGCTGGTCGCGGTCGGCCAGCTCACCGGCCGCGGCCCGCTGGCCGCACTCGACGTGCTCGACCGGGTCGCGCAGGCCGCCGACCGTCCGCACCCGGCCCTCGAGCTCACCCGGGCCGCCGCGCTCGTCGCGGCCGGCCGCTCCACCGAGGCCGAGGCCGTGGTGACCGGCATCGCCCCGGTGTTCGGCGACTCCGAGCAGGCGCGGATCCGGATCGGACTGGCGCGCGCCGTACCCCTGGCGTGCCTGGGCCGCGAGACCGAGGCGGTCGCCGCAGCGGAGCGCGCGGTCGCGTTCGCGGAGGAGACCGACGGCAAGGTGCTGGGCCTGTGCCGCGCGGAGACGCTGCTCGCCCTGGCCACCGTGCAGCACCTCGCCGGCCGCTACGGCGTGGCGCGGCTCAGCGCCGTCCGGGCCCTGACCGAGGCCGCCGACACCGGCGACGAGATCCTCAGCAGGTCGATCGAGTTCCTGCTCGGCCGGATCGCGGCGGACGCCGGTCACCTCGCCTCCGCCGAGCGCTGGCTGGCCGAGACGATCAGCGGTGCCACGTCGATCGGTCCGCCGGGGATGGCGGTGCTCGCCCGGCTCAGCCTGACCGCCGTCCAGGGTGCCAGCGGCGACCTCGACCTGGCCCGGGCCACGTTCGCGCAGGTCTCCGCCGAGCTGGTCCCGGCCTCGTGGCTGGCCCTGGCCCGGGGCTGGTCCGAGGGCATGGCGTCCGGCACGACGGCCACCCTGGGCCACGTCGAGGACGCGGCGACCCGCGCGCACGAGGCGGGCAACCGCACCCTCTCGGCGCAGGCCTGGCAGACGGCCCTCGAGATCGACCGGGCCGACGCGGCCGTCGATGCCCTCGCGCAGCTCGCCGCGGAGTGCGACAGCACCTTCATCGCCCTGCTCGCCGAGCACGCGGCCGCAGCCGCGGCGCGCGACCACGAGCGGCTGCTGGCGATCAGCGAGGAGTGGGAGCAGCGCGACGGCCTGCGCCTGGCCGCGGTCGCCGCCGCCGGGGCCGCCCGCGCCCTCGGCAGCGCCCGCACGGCCGCGGCCGCGCGGGCCCGCGCCGCCGACCTGGTCCGGCGCTGCGACGGCCTGGACCTGCCCGTCCTGCGCACCGAGGAGTCGGCCAGCCCCCTCACGCCGCGGGAGCAGGAGATCGCGGCCCTCGCCGCGGCCGGGGCGACGAGCAAGGAGATCGCCGCCCAGCTGTTCTTGTCGTCGCGGACGGTCGACAACCACCTGCAGTCGGTCTACACCAAGCTCGGGATCAGTGGTCGGCAGGAGCTGGTGCGGCGCTGA
- a CDS encoding Ig-like domain-containing protein gives MSPRTCLRALGAALTTALAVALLALVPAAAHADPAAAPTAPIRYLSTPNATPVTVNLCSGASDPQGDPISLAAIGPNGWAVTYDKQTCLTTITAVGNGGNGELTYQLTDGTNVSDWLSVKITFGQPGNAPVVAQPDTLAAAKGLKKVVSDLKADLAANDTDPEGSVVSVTSIVAESGLLPGEDLTNASWMTPTTWVYTPPTSFVGTRRFVYTVSDGANATRQVLTITITDQGPPKAPVANPDSYVVARNGSLVMTKATGVLVNDTDADSAYIEVGGHGQPSHGTLSSFKAAAGTWTYTPQPGYVGPDSFQYQARDSEGLTSAYVTVSLTVKTIAPVAADDAVQVAKDGSLVVAFATLTANDTDTDSAFDISNVVPGTHGTVLADWTARTLTYTPATGYTGSDTFGYRLTDVDANTSNWALVTVTVVPPLVNQAPVAKNDAYEIHQGHTLTVAAAQGVLANDTDFEDEDLDVAFRGAAQHGSFTDFDFETGAFAYQPEAGWHGTETVTYTSKDPKSAASNTATITIVVRNDAPVAVADSYQAVSGVPLVVPAGQGVLVNDTDAEGGAITGSSWSIPEHAKLVYANDGSFTLTPDAGYVGVVTFWYTIRDELLQESEQATVTVTVAAAPPVVDEPATNAPAGAGPGAIEAGTPRISGRARVGHRLKAVPGVWGPAPVVLSYQWFRNGRAITGATKAGYRLKARDRGKKVCVQVTGTRPAYAVVVRVSAAKRVR, from the coding sequence ATGTCCCCACGCACCTGCCTGCGCGCGCTCGGCGCGGCCCTCACCACCGCCCTCGCGGTCGCGCTGCTCGCCCTCGTCCCGGCTGCCGCGCACGCCGACCCGGCCGCCGCGCCGACCGCCCCGATCCGCTACCTGAGCACGCCCAACGCCACACCGGTCACGGTCAACCTGTGCAGCGGCGCGAGCGACCCGCAGGGCGACCCGATCTCGCTGGCCGCGATCGGCCCCAACGGCTGGGCCGTCACCTACGACAAGCAGACGTGCCTGACGACGATCACCGCCGTCGGCAACGGGGGCAACGGGGAGCTGACCTACCAGCTCACCGACGGCACCAACGTCAGCGACTGGCTGAGCGTCAAGATCACCTTCGGCCAGCCGGGCAACGCGCCCGTGGTCGCGCAGCCCGACACCCTCGCGGCGGCGAAGGGCCTCAAGAAGGTGGTCAGCGACCTCAAGGCCGACCTGGCCGCCAACGACACCGACCCGGAGGGCTCCGTCGTCTCCGTGACGTCGATCGTCGCCGAGTCCGGTCTGCTGCCCGGCGAGGACCTCACCAACGCCAGCTGGATGACGCCGACGACCTGGGTCTACACGCCCCCGACCAGCTTCGTCGGGACGCGGCGCTTCGTCTACACCGTCTCCGACGGTGCCAACGCCACCCGGCAGGTGCTGACCATCACGATCACCGACCAGGGGCCGCCGAAGGCGCCCGTCGCGAACCCCGACTCCTACGTCGTCGCGAGGAACGGCAGCCTGGTGATGACCAAGGCCACCGGCGTCCTGGTCAACGACACCGACGCCGACTCGGCCTACATCGAGGTCGGCGGGCACGGCCAGCCCAGCCACGGCACGCTCAGCAGCTTCAAGGCGGCCGCGGGCACGTGGACCTACACCCCGCAGCCCGGGTACGTCGGCCCGGACTCCTTCCAGTACCAGGCCCGCGACTCCGAGGGGCTCACGTCGGCGTACGTCACCGTGTCGCTCACCGTGAAGACCATCGCGCCGGTGGCCGCCGACGACGCCGTCCAGGTCGCGAAGGACGGTTCGCTGGTCGTCGCGTTCGCGACGTTGACGGCCAATGACACCGACACCGACTCCGCCTTCGACATCAGCAACGTGGTTCCCGGCACCCACGGCACGGTGCTGGCCGACTGGACCGCGAGGACACTGACCTACACGCCGGCCACCGGCTACACCGGCTCGGACACGTTCGGCTACCGGCTGACCGACGTCGACGCGAACACCAGCAACTGGGCGCTCGTCACGGTCACCGTGGTGCCGCCGCTGGTCAACCAGGCGCCGGTCGCCAAGAACGACGCGTACGAGATCCACCAGGGCCACACGCTCACCGTCGCCGCGGCGCAGGGCGTGCTCGCCAACGACACCGACTTCGAGGACGAGGACCTCGACGTCGCCTTCCGGGGCGCCGCCCAGCACGGCAGCTTCACCGACTTCGACTTCGAGACCGGCGCCTTCGCCTACCAGCCCGAGGCCGGTTGGCACGGCACCGAGACGGTGACCTACACCAGCAAGGACCCGAAGAGCGCCGCCAGCAACACCGCGACGATCACCATCGTGGTGCGCAACGACGCGCCGGTCGCGGTCGCCGACAGCTACCAGGCCGTCTCGGGCGTGCCCCTCGTCGTCCCGGCCGGCCAGGGGGTCCTGGTCAACGACACGGACGCCGAGGGTGGGGCGATCACGGGCTCCAGCTGGTCGATCCCCGAGCACGCGAAGCTGGTCTATGCCAACGACGGCAGCTTCACGCTGACCCCGGACGCGGGCTACGTCGGCGTCGTCACCTTCTGGTACACGATCCGCGATGAGCTCCTCCAGGAGTCCGAGCAGGCCACCGTGACGGTCACCGTGGCGGCGGCCCCGCCGGTGGTCGACGAGCCGGCCACCAACGCTCCTGCGGGTGCCGGGCCGGGAGCCATCGAGGCCGGCACGCCGCGCATCTCGGGCAGGGCGCGGGTCGGGCACAGGCTGAAGGCGGTGCCGGGCGTGTGGGGTCCGGCGCCGGTCGTGCTGAGCTACCAGTGGTTCCGCAACGGCAGGGCGATCACGGGTGCCACGAAGGCCGGCTACCGGTTGAAGGCGCGCGATCGGGGGAAGAAGGTCTGCGTGCAGGTGACCGGCACCCGCCCGGCGTACGCCGTGGTGGTGCGGGTGAGCGCAGCCAAGCGGGTGCGCTGA